A region of [Bacteroides] pectinophilus DNA encodes the following proteins:
- a CDS encoding CYTH domain-containing protein, with amino-acid sequence MSDLEKEIKILLDEKQYLEVMNYFDFEEPVEQTNYYYANDAIVSNNITIRIREKLGKLKLQFKVPQKIEGSLHVKEEFEQNVDEVSDYISKDEIYGTCGFLCKDDAKLLGNLKTIRRICNKYQYVEIALDKNSYFDVVDYEIEIEYIGEFPQHILYELEKINIYSGKEVSGKNKRFLNEYKKVVANIKR; translated from the coding sequence ATGTCTGATTTAGAGAAGGAAATAAAAATTCTGCTGGATGAAAAGCAGTATCTTGAAGTTATGAATTATTTTGATTTTGAAGAACCGGTTGAGCAGACAAATTATTATTATGCGAATGATGCGATAGTGAGCAACAATATAACCATACGTATAAGAGAGAAACTAGGAAAACTCAAACTTCAGTTTAAGGTTCCGCAAAAGATAGAGGGCTCTTTGCATGTGAAAGAAGAATTTGAGCAAAATGTTGATGAAGTGTCAGATTACATTTCGAAGGATGAAATATATGGTACTTGTGGCTTTCTTTGTAAGGATGATGCCAAGTTACTTGGAAATTTAAAAACAATAAGAAGGATATGCAATAAATACCAATATGTTGAAATTGCTCTCGATAAGAATTCCTATTTCGATGTTGTAGATTATGAAATAGAGATAGAATATATTGGCGAATTTCCGCAACATATTTTATATGAATTGGAAAAAATTAATATATATTCAGGTAAAGAAGTAAGTGGAAAAAATAAACGATTTCTAAACGAGTATAAGAAAGTAGTAGCCAATATTAAAAGATGA
- a CDS encoding acyl--CoA ligase — protein sequence MYDYLRKAVQQFPEKIAIKYKDVELSYSELDDVIKKIADECFSDIERCNIGIVVNSPMLFTMSLMAVSYIGCVAVPIYAYTGKEKIKELVKQFSLEYVIFEKGYDVLSCEESTTVLSDLIIHKEVSVGKNHSDKNCEIILLTSGTTGAPKGIMLSRDNIKSNVEAIGDYLRLTLNDKIFMVKNMNHSSSIIGELLIGLDNMCTIIFNSKILTASSMVNSILDNNITVFFAVPTILREIILKHKQLNLEKIGHLRIINFYGAPMSSQDIVKLVELLPNCNLIYSYGLTEASPRVTYIMGSDLLKKAGSSGRPIKNVKIEISNKGIDNNGEIVVSGPNVMLGYYNDAEKTRKTIVDGKLYTGDYGYIDEDGYLYVQGRKDNMIISAGKNIYPEEIEQVLQTAEGVKEVLVRNVSDDKGVEKFIAYIVTDDIEPNMSSLFEVCKNRLENYKIPSKFVYVKELEKTPSGKIVRKQQL from the coding sequence ATGTATGACTATTTAAGAAAAGCTGTGCAGCAGTTTCCAGAGAAAATTGCTATTAAATATAAAGACGTCGAATTGTCTTATAGTGAGTTAGATGATGTGATTAAGAAAATCGCTGATGAATGTTTTTCTGACATTGAAAGATGTAATATAGGAATAGTTGTAAATAGTCCTATGTTATTTACCATGAGCTTGATGGCTGTTAGTTATATCGGATGTGTAGCAGTACCTATATATGCTTATACCGGCAAGGAAAAAATAAAAGAATTAGTAAAACAGTTTTCATTGGAATATGTGATATTTGAAAAAGGTTATGATGTATTGAGCTGCGAAGAGAGTACTACGGTTTTATCAGATTTGATCATTCACAAAGAAGTAAGCGTTGGTAAAAATCATAGCGATAAGAATTGTGAAATTATCTTATTAACATCAGGTACGACAGGTGCACCAAAGGGGATAATGTTATCTCGGGATAATATAAAAAGTAATGTAGAAGCTATAGGTGACTATTTGAGACTAACGTTAAATGATAAAATATTTATGGTTAAAAATATGAATCATAGTTCAAGCATTATTGGAGAGTTGTTGATAGGCTTAGATAATATGTGTACTATAATTTTTAATTCAAAAATTTTGACGGCTTCTAGCATGGTTAATTCTATACTTGATAATAATATTACTGTGTTTTTTGCAGTGCCTACTATTCTAAGAGAAATTATATTAAAGCACAAACAACTTAATTTAGAAAAAATAGGTCATTTAAGAATAATTAATTTTTATGGTGCACCAATGTCTTCACAAGATATTGTTAAATTGGTAGAATTACTTCCTAATTGTAATTTGATATATTCTTATGGATTAACGGAAGCTTCGCCAAGAGTTACATATATTATGGGTTCGGACTTATTAAAAAAGGCTGGTTCTAGTGGAAGACCTATCAAGAATGTTAAAATAGAAATTAGTAATAAAGGGATTGATAATAATGGAGAGATTGTTGTTAGCGGTCCTAATGTTATGCTGGGGTATTATAACGATGCAGAAAAAACTCGCAAAACTATTGTTGATGGGAAATTATATACGGGTGATTACGGATATATTGATGAGGATGGATATTTATATGTACAAGGCCGTAAAGATAATATGATAATTAGTGCAGGTAAAAATATTTATCCTGAAGAAATTGAACAGGTATTACAAACAGCAGAAGGTGTAAAAGAGGTGCTTGTTCGAAATGTTTCTGATGATAAAGGTGTAGAAAAGTTTATAGCATATATTGTTACTGATGATATTGAGCCTAATATGAGTTCCTTATTTGAAGTGTGTAAAAATAGATTAGAGAATTATAAGATACCTAGTAAGTTCGTGTATGTAAAAGAATTAGAGAAAACACCTAGTGGAAAAATAGTTAGAAAACAACAGTTATAA
- a CDS encoding acyl carrier protein, with the protein MDTIIEKIKAIIKENYNIEIEEDEELREKGIDSLRTVKLIVIIEQQFNISFPVESMNGTDLKNVRTISKCIYDIIKKEERI; encoded by the coding sequence ATGGATACTATAATCGAAAAAATAAAAGCTATTATTAAAGAGAATTATAATATTGAGATTGAAGAAGATGAAGAACTACGTGAAAAAGGAATTGATTCATTGAGGACAGTCAAGCTAATTGTAATTATTGAGCAGCAGTTTAATATAAGTTTTCCTGTTGAAAGTATGAATGGCACAGATTTGAAGAATGTAAGAACTATATCTAAATGTATATATGATATTATAAAAAAGGAAGAGAGGATATAA
- a CDS encoding nucleotidyltransferase family protein, which yields MNRELIFKLSDALLDEKVTVEDEDWELLLGQIVTNRVVGIAYKNLKKSEVKMANEIEQCLKSTLDYNVRKTKDYIDNVKYIGTIMSEASFNYALLKGAYLATKVYEIGNRTSNDIDIFLHSSDLTECQEILKKNGFIQGYFANGEIIPATRREILMARMNYGETVPFLKMVNGNLLELDLNFSLDFKPSGNSEIMSKMLSDVSYVELDDVGFKTLKLTDFIIHLCAHLYKEATTYDWVVGRRDLNLYKFSDINVLLRKMLDEKLCKALVERIKEFDIKNECYYSFYNSGLIYPKLYENQYFKQLLDGIKPESLRYMKQIVWPVKKELYEYQHDFIEWFLHKDRVNELKLVTEE from the coding sequence ATGAATAGAGAATTGATTTTTAAGTTGTCAGACGCTTTGTTAGATGAGAAGGTTACAGTTGAGGATGAAGATTGGGAGTTGCTATTAGGACAGATTGTTACTAATAGGGTTGTAGGAATTGCTTACAAGAATTTAAAGAAAAGTGAAGTGAAAATGGCAAATGAGATTGAACAGTGTCTGAAAAGTACGCTAGATTATAATGTAAGAAAAACAAAAGATTACATTGATAATGTTAAGTACATAGGCACAATCATGTCAGAAGCATCATTTAATTATGCATTGTTGAAAGGCGCATATTTGGCTACCAAGGTTTATGAAATAGGGAATAGAACATCGAATGATATAGATATTTTTCTGCATTCAAGTGATTTGACAGAATGTCAAGAAATACTTAAGAAAAATGGATTTATTCAAGGCTATTTTGCTAATGGAGAGATTATTCCCGCAACACGTAGAGAAATATTGATGGCAAGAATGAATTATGGTGAAACTGTTCCGTTTTTGAAAATGGTAAATGGAAACTTGCTTGAACTAGATCTTAATTTTTCGCTTGATTTTAAGCCTAGTGGGAATAGTGAAATTATGAGCAAGATGTTATCTGATGTAAGTTATGTTGAGTTAGATGATGTTGGATTTAAGACTCTTAAATTGACAGATTTTATTATTCATTTGTGTGCACACTTGTATAAAGAAGCTACTACATATGATTGGGTTGTTGGTAGAAGAGATCTTAATTTATATAAATTTAGTGATATTAATGTACTGTTAAGAAAGATGTTGGATGAAAAGCTTTGTAAAGCTTTGGTTGAACGAATAAAGGAGTTTGATATTAAAAATGAATGTTATTATTCATTCTATAATTCAGGTTTGATTTATCCTAAATTGTATGAAAATCAATATTTTAAACAACTACTTGATGGTATTAAGCCAGAATCATTGAGGTATATGAAACAAATAGTTTGGCCTGTTAAAAAAGAATTATATGAATATCAACATGATTTTATAGAGTGGTTTTTACATAAGGATAGAGTAAATGAACTTAAATTAGTAACTGAGGAATAA
- a CDS encoding phosphopantetheine-binding protein, whose product MLGKIVNEIKKLVNNGIDANITEETSLVELGIDSLMTVELVLWLEDAFNIQFNDSDLEMENLRNVRDIVNLVNKYIEQC is encoded by the coding sequence ATGTTAGGAAAGATTGTTAATGAGATTAAAAAGTTGGTGAATAATGGAATTGATGCAAATATTACAGAGGAGACTAGTTTGGTTGAATTAGGAATTGATTCATTAATGACCGTTGAGTTGGTATTATGGTTAGAAGATGCATTTAATATTCAGTTTAATGATTCGGATTTGGAAATGGAAAATTTAAGAAATGTCAGAGATATAGTTAATCTTGTAAATAAGTATATTGAGCAATGTTAG
- a CDS encoding ABC transporter ATP-binding protein/permease has product MKNVQLFFKVITKKVYLLIAFVILSYMTSQIVATGTGLISDSIDAVLVSKVLEIKSLLMQISLLILAAMACSIIKKISIESYSISLQKIYREKIIYKLGKLKYDYVNKNRGEIITKLTSDIGDLGKFLSENLPDIIYSLVMIITFSISIMIMNYRLMLSILICYPVVLLIGDKLSKRLNELAKNRKGKYDELTDAVMDAVGGIEIERSYCLYEELTNRINIIAKCILGNEYKRNTYQAMANGLQNLIKWFPNVVCTIIALVEVLAGRLSVGELMGFVVLFVKLSSYMSELPAYINDGRELFVSVNRIEQLLEAPVEKSGNYYLKEIYEGRDVVGLKNVTYRYEDNSSRNVLDSINVTFKKGTTNAIVGESGSGKSTLFKLLCGFERPVNGTYELYGVDFNKWQLDKARELFAIVPQNSFMFPESVYDNLRYGNEEATMEQIIVACKSAGIYERIISLPDKFDTIIGENGAEFSGGEKQRIAIARALVKNAPIILLDEPTSALDVKTESIINETMEEIAKKHDKTIIIIAHRLSTIKNVNRIIVLHKGKLVEDGKHNELIKNNGFYASLYNKEYIEKEGENHEDQDSL; this is encoded by the coding sequence ATGAAAAATGTACAACTATTTTTTAAGGTAATAACGAAAAAAGTGTATTTATTAATAGCTTTTGTTATTCTCTCTTATATGACATCACAAATTGTTGCAACTGGAACCGGTCTTATATCAGATTCTATAGATGCAGTGTTGGTGTCCAAAGTGTTAGAAATTAAATCATTATTGATGCAAATTTCCTTGTTAATTTTAGCAGCTATGGCGTGTTCGATTATTAAAAAGATAAGTATAGAAAGCTATTCAATTTCGCTACAAAAGATTTATCGAGAAAAAATCATATATAAACTTGGAAAGTTAAAATATGATTATGTCAACAAAAATAGAGGAGAAATCATAACAAAGCTGACATCTGACATAGGTGATTTAGGTAAGTTTTTATCAGAAAATTTACCAGATATTATTTATTCTTTGGTGATGATAATAACATTTAGTATATCTATAATGATTATGAATTATAGGTTGATGTTGAGCATTTTGATATGCTATCCGGTTGTTTTGCTTATAGGAGACAAACTATCTAAAAGGTTAAATGAGCTTGCAAAAAATCGTAAGGGTAAGTATGATGAATTGACTGATGCAGTGATGGATGCTGTGGGTGGCATTGAAATTGAACGAAGCTATTGTTTGTATGAGGAATTAACAAATAGAATTAATATAATAGCTAAATGTATATTAGGAAATGAGTACAAACGTAATACTTATCAGGCTATGGCTAATGGATTGCAAAATTTAATAAAATGGTTCCCTAATGTGGTTTGTACTATTATAGCACTTGTCGAAGTGCTTGCTGGAAGATTATCGGTGGGAGAATTGATGGGCTTTGTGGTTTTATTTGTAAAGCTCTCATCCTATATGAGCGAATTACCAGCATATATTAATGATGGTCGTGAGTTGTTTGTTTCGGTTAATCGAATAGAACAATTATTGGAAGCACCGGTTGAAAAATCAGGCAATTACTATTTGAAGGAGATTTACGAGGGTAGAGATGTCGTAGGACTTAAAAATGTAACATATCGGTATGAAGATAATTCTAGTAGGAATGTGCTTGATAGTATTAATGTTACATTTAAGAAAGGAACTACCAATGCGATTGTCGGTGAATCAGGGTCTGGTAAATCGACATTATTTAAGTTATTGTGTGGTTTTGAAAGGCCGGTTAATGGTACATATGAATTATATGGTGTGGATTTTAATAAATGGCAGTTGGATAAAGCACGCGAATTATTTGCAATTGTACCTCAGAATTCTTTTATGTTTCCAGAATCAGTTTATGATAATTTGCGATATGGTAATGAGGAGGCTACAATGGAGCAAATAATTGTGGCATGTAAATCTGCTGGTATCTATGAACGGATTATTTCTTTACCTGATAAATTTGATACGATAATAGGTGAAAATGGTGCTGAATTTTCAGGTGGAGAAAAACAGAGAATAGCAATTGCCAGAGCTCTTGTAAAGAATGCACCAATAATTCTATTAGATGAACCAACTTCTGCACTTGACGTAAAGACAGAGTCAATAATTAATGAGACAATGGAGGAAATTGCAAAGAAACATGATAAAACAATAATTATTATTGCACATAGATTATCGACAATTAAGAATGTGAATAGAATAATTGTTTTACATAAGGGAAAACTTGTTGAGGATGGAAAACATAATGAATTGATAAAAAATAATGGTTTTTATGCAAGTTTATACAATAAAGAATATATCGAAAAGGAGGGAGAAAATCATGAAGATCAAGATTCTCTTTAA
- a CDS encoding ABC transporter ATP-binding protein/permease, protein MKIKILFKYLKLMKRRLPLYMLSILFMTAFGALFDVACSMVTKNVFVVAQKGVMVKNDVVLFVVYIVAGFVAVILSAVFMKIYNNEAKRSSLEIKQLVFAKSMRLPMRYYDIHHSGEIMSKFVYETDMANDIYGSRLRRVLAPIISVAVYVIVMMQLCWSLTLTLLLFNVLIVVLNGLLAKPMSQVGKAMADSNAKMTEKLTNILLGIEVKKLYDLKYINEDKYAKESNVYVSHQKKKMAIGALLEMFYNGFDLLCALLFLAVATAFIQNDWVSVGNVAAIYTMYGALSIRFLQLGKSYPELMNCLAYAERVFGFLQIDEERDILNSETTVRVFNCENAVDVVDISFSYDGKRKVFEKRSLLIEKNKTVAIVGKSGGGKSTLAKLMLGFYNIQEGDILLFGTSIKKLGLINARNLIAYIPQEPYLFGVSIKENIRYGNLKASDEEIIIAAKLANAHDFIMYQKEGYDTLIINGGKSLSGGERQRIAIARAIVKDAPIILMDEATSALDNESERRIHEALEQLKHNKTVIVIAHRQETINIADTVVEV, encoded by the coding sequence ATGAAGATCAAGATTCTCTTTAAGTATTTAAAGCTCATGAAAAGAAGACTTCCTCTTTATATGTTAAGTATTTTGTTTATGACAGCATTTGGTGCACTTTTTGATGTTGCATGCTCGATGGTGACGAAAAATGTGTTCGTTGTAGCGCAAAAAGGTGTAATGGTAAAAAATGATGTTGTATTGTTTGTGGTATATATTGTTGCAGGATTTGTTGCTGTTATACTCTCGGCTGTGTTTATGAAGATATACAATAATGAGGCTAAAAGAAGTTCATTAGAGATTAAACAACTAGTATTTGCGAAAAGTATGAGGCTTCCTATGAGGTATTACGATATACATCATAGTGGAGAGATAATGTCTAAGTTTGTATATGAAACAGATATGGCTAATGACATATATGGTTCAAGACTAAGAAGAGTATTGGCTCCAATAATCTCTGTTGCAGTGTATGTTATTGTTATGATGCAATTGTGCTGGTCATTAACGTTAACTTTACTACTATTTAATGTGCTTATAGTTGTTCTTAACGGACTTCTGGCAAAGCCTATGAGTCAAGTTGGCAAAGCCATGGCTGATAGTAATGCTAAGATGACAGAGAAACTTACAAATATTCTTTTAGGCATAGAGGTGAAGAAACTTTACGATTTAAAGTATATAAATGAGGATAAATATGCTAAAGAAAGTAATGTTTATGTAAGTCACCAGAAGAAGAAGATGGCAATAGGTGCTTTATTAGAGATGTTTTATAATGGATTTGATTTGTTGTGTGCATTGTTGTTCTTGGCAGTTGCTACTGCTTTTATTCAGAATGATTGGGTATCTGTTGGAAATGTTGCGGCTATTTATACTATGTATGGAGCATTAAGCATTAGATTTTTACAATTGGGCAAAAGCTATCCAGAGTTGATGAATTGTTTAGCCTATGCGGAAAGAGTATTTGGATTTTTGCAAATAGACGAGGAAAGAGATATATTAAATTCAGAAACTACAGTTCGTGTGTTCAACTGTGAAAATGCAGTTGATGTAGTTGATATAAGTTTTAGTTATGATGGAAAGCGTAAGGTATTTGAAAAAAGGAGTTTGTTGATAGAAAAAAATAAGACGGTGGCTATAGTTGGTAAATCAGGTGGTGGAAAAAGTACTCTTGCTAAGCTGATGCTTGGGTTCTACAATATCCAAGAGGGCGATATATTGTTATTTGGAACCTCCATAAAAAAGCTAGGACTGATTAATGCTAGAAATCTTATTGCTTATATTCCGCAAGAGCCATATTTATTTGGAGTTAGTATAAAAGAGAATATCCGATATGGTAATTTGAAGGCGAGTGATGAAGAAATAATTATAGCAGCGAAACTTGCTAATGCGCATGATTTTATTATGTATCAAAAGGAAGGATATGATACATTGATAATTAACGGGGGAAAGAGCCTTTCAGGTGGGGAGAGACAACGGATTGCAATAGCCAGAGCTATTGTAAAGGATGCACCCATAATTCTTATGGATGAAGCAACTTCAGCGTTGGATAATGAATCAGAAAGAAGGATTCATGAAGCTTTAGAGCAGTTGAAACACAATAAAACAGTCATAGTCATTGCCCACAGACAAGAGACAATTAATATAGCTGATACAGTAGTCGAGGTTTAA
- a CDS encoding helix-turn-helix transcriptional regulator yields the protein MAISTTLKQIRTERNICQEDLAVAIGSCGRTIGRIERGERNASLELALRLSRYLGISVEELFSLSEEEH from the coding sequence ATGGCTATATCTACTACACTTAAGCAAATACGAACCGAAAGAAATATCTGTCAGGAAGATTTGGCTGTTGCTATCGGCTCCTGTGGACGAACCATTGGAAGAATAGAGCGTGGCGAAAGAAACGCCTCCTTAGAACTTGCTCTACGCCTCTCCCGTTATCTAGGAATTTCTGTAGAAGAACTTTTTTCACTGTCAGAAGAAGAACATTAA
- a CDS encoding helix-turn-helix domain-containing protein, with amino-acid sequence MRSLGEIISTHRKKLGISQVELSNMLGTHGYSLTNKAISTWEKDAAEPSISVLLLLCKLLNITDIYGEHYGENPDNPLADLNEEGQAKAKEYIELLKMSGMYTPTPAVIIPFRRNIRLFDIPASAGTGSFLDGENYSILEVGEEVPAEADFGIRISGDSMEPQFINGQIVWVHQQETLSTGEIGIFYFDGNAYCKKLKDDEDGLFLLSLNTRYEPIPIKETSSFKVFGKVVG; translated from the coding sequence ATGCGTTCATTAGGAGAAATCATATCAACTCACAGAAAAAAGCTTGGTATATCTCAAGTAGAACTATCCAATATGCTTGGAACTCATGGTTACAGCTTAACCAATAAAGCTATATCTACGTGGGAAAAAGATGCTGCTGAACCTAGTATTTCTGTTCTTTTACTTCTATGCAAGTTATTAAATATAACTGATATATATGGAGAACATTATGGTGAAAATCCTGATAATCCTTTAGCTGACCTTAATGAAGAAGGACAGGCTAAAGCAAAAGAATATATAGAACTATTGAAAATGTCCGGTATGTACACTCCTACTCCTGCAGTAATTATTCCATTTAGAAGAAATATCCGGCTATTTGATATTCCTGCATCAGCCGGAACTGGAAGTTTTCTTGATGGAGAAAACTACTCTATCCTTGAAGTAGGTGAAGAAGTTCCTGCTGAAGCTGATTTTGGTATTCGCATCAGTGGCGACAGTATGGAACCTCAATTTATCAATGGTCAGATTGTATGGGTACATCAACAGGAAACTTTATCCACCGGAGAAATTGGAATTTTTTATTTTGATGGAAACGCATACTGTAAGAAACTAAAAGATGATGAAGATGGACTTTTCCTTCTGTCCCTCAATACTAGATATGAACCGATTCCGATTAAAGAAACCAGCTCCTTCAAAGTCTTTGGCAAAGTCGTTGGTTAA